A single genomic interval of Anser cygnoides isolate HZ-2024a breed goose chromosome 7, Taihu_goose_T2T_genome, whole genome shotgun sequence harbors:
- the ADRA2A gene encoding alpha-2A adrenergic receptor has protein sequence MFNRERPFTERGHFFSSMEYQRQLGEEEGYPPPAANGSFNDSGAGPGWGMPYPLHTTVTLISLAGLLMLFTVFGNVLVIIAVFTSRALKAPQNLFLVSLASADILVATLVIPFSLANEMMGYWYFGKVWCEIYLALDVLFCTSSIVHLCAISLDRYWSITQAIEYNLKRTPRRIKCIIFIVWVISAVISFPPLISIEKKSGQQADQGVAGCKINDEKWYIISSSIGSFFAPCLIMILVYVRIYQIAKRRTRVPPNKRAERPEKKQNGLADKEDLPATAQLNGEKAAGGGDGQEGEVNGIDMEETSSSEHQDNNQSKKSERPSRGKAKTKLSQIKPGDSLPRKVEEERTTKGSRWRGRQNREKRFTFVLAVVIGVFVICWFPFFFTYTLTAVCRSCSVPETLFKFFFWFGYCNSSLNPVIYTIFNHDFRRAFKRILCRIERKRIV, from the coding sequence ATGTTTAACCGGGAGCGCCCGTTCACGGAGAGGGGCCACTTCTTCTCCTCCATGGAGTACCAGCggcagctgggggaggaggagggctaCCCGCCTCCCGCGGCCAACGGGAGCTTCAACgacagcggggccgggccgggatgGGGCATGCCGTACCCCCTGCACACCACCGTCACCCTCATCAGCCTGGCGGGCTTGCTCATGCTCTTCACCGTCTTCGGGAACGTCCTGGTCATCATCGCCGTCTTCACCAGCCGGGCGCTCAAGGCGCCCCAGAACCTCTTCCTGGTGTCTTTAGCCTCGGCCGACATCCTGGTGGCCACGCTGGTCATCCCCTTCTCCCTGGCGAACGAGATGATGGGGTACTGGTACTTCGGCAAGGTGTGGTGTGAGATCTACCTGGCCTTGGACGTGCTCTTCTGCACCTCCTCCATCGTGCATTTGTGTGCCATCAGCCTGGACCGCTACTGGTCCATCACGCAAGCCATCGAGTACAACCTCAAGCGCACCCCGCGCCGCATCAAGTGCATCATCTTCATCGTCTGGGTCATCTCGGCCGTCATCTCCTTCCCACCGCTCATCTCCATCGAGAAGAAGAGCGGGCAGCAGGCAGACCAGGGGGTGGCGGGGTGCAAGATCAATGACGAGAAGTGGTACATCATCTCCTCTAGCATCGGCTCCTTCTTTGCCCCCTGCCTCATCATGATCCTGGTCTACGTGCGCATCTATCAGATAGCCAAGAGGCGCACCAGGGTACCGCCGAACAAGCGGGCAGAGCGCCCCGAGAAGAAGCAGAACGGCTTGGCCGACAAGGAGGACCTGCCGGCCACAGCCCAGCTCAACGGGGAGAAAGCGGCCGGAGGCGGCGACGGGCAGGAGGGAGAGGTCAATGGCATAGACATGGAGGAGACCTCCTCCTCCGAGCACCAGGACAACAACCAGTCCAAGAAGTCAGAGAGACCATCAAGGGGAAAGGCCAAGACTAAGCTGAGCCAGATTAAGCCTGGGGACAGTTTGCCCAGGaaggtggaggaggagaggacCACCAAAGGGTCCCggtggaggggcaggcagaaCCGGGAGAAGCGCTTCACCTTTGTGCTGGCGGTGGTGATCGGTGTCTTTGTCATCTGCTGGTTCCCCTTCTTCTTCACCTACACACTGACTGCCgtctgcaggagctgctccgtGCCCGAAACCCtcttcaagttcttcttctGGTTCGGTTACTGCAATAGCTCCTTGAACCCCGTCATCTATACAATTTTCAACCATGACTTCAGGCGGGCCTTCAAAAGGATCCTCTGCAGAATAGAGAGGAAAAGGATTGTTTGA